The Humulus lupulus chromosome 3, drHumLupu1.1, whole genome shotgun sequence genome window below encodes:
- the LOC133823584 gene encoding uncharacterized protein LOC133823584 isoform X3 produces the protein MDPKILKHYLLVHDNQDGTSEKAARILTEMRSTFGSDCQLLCINSSECGVVEHQDNPWGLYKSDASPGQKLGCFLDVDDLNEMKDIMQDLSTKHIIPYMEQKIRLLNQQVSATRKGFKNQIKNLWWRKGKDEVVESSNGSTYTFSSIESQIRVLGDYAFMLRDYELALSNYRLISMDYKLDKAWKRYAGVQEMTGLTYFMLDQSRKEAEYCMENAFNTYLKIGPSGQQNATRCGLWWVEMLKTRDQFKEAATVYFRVCGEEPLHSAVMLEQASYCYLLSKPPMSHKYGFHLVLSGERYKKSDQIKHAIRTYKNAISVYKETTWSHIKDHVHFNIGQWYANLGNYDLAASHVLEVLACSHQSKATQDIFLKHFLQIVQKTGKTIEVSKLRLPEINVSSLKVIFEDHRTYASPTAASVNESIWRSLEEDLVPSLTTVRTNWLEIHSKILPKKLKDSNVCVAGEAVRVDIELKNPLQIPITVSSVSLMCELSTSSDETTSDANSPAQEVQNNDESIEITSRETSRNDSSFSLSKVNFSLEGGKTIMVQLTVTPTVEGILHIVGIRWNLSGAVVGFHNFESYPIKKKSSKGRRRSASRSSDDSLKFVVIKSLPKLEGVIRPLPTSVYAGDVQQLVLELRNQSESAVKNLKMKVSHPRFLNIGSQESLDVEFPACLEMKTNSGQSSIQPNPGNTSQPVFLFPEDTIIKGETPLLWPLWFRAAVPGNISLYITIYYEIEDTSSTMRYRTLAMHHNLQVLPSLDIAFQVSPCPSKLQEFLVRMDIINKTSADSFQVHQLSSVGENWAISLLQPAHTEFPSQCLMAGQSLSCFFMLKDQRKTVTSEDKTSSVSIPLGNVVGLGPQGSAGLLFDTSSSPLADFHNCERMHQEISHQSHSTVDFILISQLLKGDPHSGIPDPSHLFSHHSCHCSIASRSPISWHVDGPRTLYHNFSASFCEIKLSMTIYNSSNSIASVRISNHDSSGNSNESTSATTYENQVGWHDVSLVTDIKVTSDVLATQSGKPPSLESVSPYIWSAASSTRVRIEPMSTIDIPLQISVFSSGTYDISNYELHWNLLLPNGEKNVDSSGTCQGYPYYLTVLQSA, from the exons ATGGACCCGAAGATTTTAAAGCATTATTTATTGGTTCATGATAATCAAGACGGCACTTCTGAGAA AGCAGCTAGGATTTTAACTGAGATGAGGAGCACCTTTGGTTCTGACTGTCAATTACTTTGCATAAATTCCTCTGAATGTGGTGTGGTTGAACATCAGGATAATCCTTGGGGGCTTTAT AAATCTGATGCATCCCCTGGTCAGAAACTCGGTTGCTTCCTTGATGTTGATGATCTTAATGAG ATGAAAGATATCATGCAAGATTTGTCAACAAAACACATCATTCCTTACATGGAGCAGAAGATACGTCTACTCAATCAACAG GTTTCTGCAACAAGGAAGGGATTTAAAAACCAAATTAAAAACTTGTGGTGGAGAAAAGGCAAAGATGAAGTTGTAGAATCGTCCAATGGTTCGAC GTACACCTTCAGTTCCATTGAATCTCAGATTAGAGTATTGGGTGATTATGCCTTCATGCTGAGAGATTATGAACTTGCATTGTCAAACTATCGTTTAATTTCAATggattacaagcttgataaagcgTGGAAGCGCTACGCTGGTGTGCAG GAAATGACGGGGCTTACATACTTCATGCTAGATCAATCGAGAAAGGAGGCAGAGTATTGCATGGAAAATGCGTTTAATACTTATTTA AAAATTGGGCCATCTGGTCAGCAAAACGCAACACGGTGTGGTCTTTGGTGGGTAGAAATGCTGAAGACAAGAGATCAGTTTAAAGAGGCTGCCACGGTTTACTTTCGTGTTTGTGGTGAG GAACCACTACATTCTGCTGTAATGCTTGAGCAAGCATCTTATTGCTACTTGTTGTCCAAGCCACCGATGTCGCACAAATATGGATTTCATCTTGTTCTTTCCGGCGAGCGTTACAAAAAAAGTGATCAG ATTAAACATGCAATACGTACATATAAAAATGCCATTTCAGTTTACAAAGAAACTACATGGAGCCATATTAAGGACCATGTGCATTTCAATATTGGACA ATGGTATGCGAATCTTGGGAATTATGACTTGGCTGCCTCTCATGTATTGGAGGTTCTGGCCTGTAGTCATCAGTCCAAGGCAACACAGGACATATTTCTTAAGCACTTTCTTCAAATTGTTCAG AAAACAGGAAAGACGATTGAAGTTTCGAAACTTCGATTGCCTGAGATTAACGTCTCatcccttaaggtcatttttgaaGATCATCGAACATATGCATCACCTACAGCA GCCAGTGTTAATGAAAGCATATGGCGTTCATTAGAAGAGGACTTGGTTCCATCACTGACTACTGTCAGGACTAATTGGCTAGAGATACACTCAAAGATTCTCCCCAAAAAGCTTAAAGATTCAAATGTTTGTGTTGCTGGAG AAGCAGTGAGGGTTGATATTGAATTAAAAAATCCTTTGCAAATTCCCATAACTGTATCTAGTGTATCCCTGATGTGTGAGCTTTCCACAAGTTCAGATGAGACAACATCTG ATGCTAATAGCCCAGCACAGGAGGTTCAGAACAATGATGAATCTATTGAGATAACCAGCAG GGAAACAAGTCGAAATGATTCCTCCTTTTCTTTGTCAAAGGTTAACTTTTCATTAGAAGGAGGTAAAACAATCATG GTGCAACTAACGGTTACTCCAACAGTAGAAGGGATTTTACACATTGTTGGCATAAGGTGGAATCTGTCAGGTGCTGTTGTTGGTTTTCATAATTTTGAGTCATATCCTATCAAGAAAAAAAGTTCAAAGGGAAGAAGACGGAGTGCTAGCCGTTCTTCTGATGACAGCCTGAAGTTTGTGGTGATCAAG AGTCTACCAAAACTTGAGGGCGTCATTCGGCCATTACCCACAAGTGTGTATGCAGGAGATGTACAACAACTTGTACTGGAGTTGAGAAATCAATCAGAATCTGCTGTTAAA AACTTGAAGATGAAGGTCAGTCATCCAAGATTTCTGAATATTGGGAGTCAGGAAAGTTTGGATGTGGAATTTCCTGCTTGCTTGGAAATGAAGACAAATTCTGGACAAAGTTCTATACAACCTAATCCTGGTAACACGTCTCAACCTGTGTTTCTGTTTCCAGAG GACACAATTATCAAAGGGGAAACACCATTATTGTGGCCTCTTTGGTTTCGGGCTGCTGTTCCTGGAAATATTTCCTTATACATAACCATATACTATGAGATAGAAGATACATCAAGCACTATGAGATACCGCACCCTTGCCATGCATCATAATTTGCAG GTATTGCCATCCTTAGACATCGCATTCCAAGTCAGTCCTTGCCCGTCAAAATTGCAAGAGTTCCTTGTGCGGATGGACATTATCAACAAAACCAGTGCAGACAGTTTTCAGGTCCATCAGTTATCGTCTGTTGGAGAAAACTGGGCAATCTCCCTGCTTCAGCCTGCTCATACTGAATTTCCTTCACAATGTCTAATGGCCGGTCAATCATTGTCTTGTTTTTTCATGCTTAAG GATCAGAGGAAAACAGTGACTTCAGAGGACAAGACATCTTCTGTTTCCATTCCTCTTGGAAATGTTGTCGGATTGGGTCCTCAGGGTAGCGCTGGACTACTTTTTGATACATCAAGCTCTCCACTGGCTGATTTCCACAATTGTGAAAGAATGCACCAGGAAATTTCACATCAG AGCCACTCAACAGTTGACTTCATATTGATCTCTCAGCTGCTAAAGGGCGATCCTCATTCTGGAATTCCGGATCCATCGCATCTTTTTTCTCACCATTCATGTCATTGCAG TATTGCAAGCAGAAGCCCTATATCGTGGCACGTAGATGGGCCTCGAACATTATATCACAACTTCTCTGCATCCTTTTGTGAAATTAAACTAAGTATGACAATATACAACTCATCCAACTCCATTGCATCTGTGCGCATAAGCAATCACGACTCCAGTGGCAATTCAAATGAATCAACATCAGCTACAACTTATGAAAATCAAGTAGGTTGGCACGATGTCTCACTAGTTACTGACATAAAAGTCACATCTGATGTCCTTGCAACTCAATCTGGAAAACCACCATCTCTTGAATCTGTTTCTCCATACATATGGTCTGCTGCAAGTTCAACTAGAGTCCGTATCGAGCCCATGTCAACGATCGATATTCCCCTTCAGATTTCTGTATTTTCATCGGGGACATATGATATTTCAAACTATGAGTTGCATTGGAATCTTCTACTGCCCAATGGTGAAAAAAATGTTGATTCTTCAGGTACATGCCAGGGGTATCCCTATTATCTCACCGTGCTCCAATCTGCTTGA